Proteins encoded within one genomic window of Bacillus sp. SM2101:
- a CDS encoding MBL fold metallo-hydrolase, whose product MEQILKLTVPTPFPVGDVNMYLIKGDSLTLIDAGIKTEEAWNVFRTQLKEYGYRPEDIEQVVITHHHPDHVGLLEYLPADLPVIGHPKNEPWISQDKEYLTQRESFFTSLFFQAGIDPAYMPLIAKMKLSLRFSCTRSLTREIIQGDTIDGLHEWKVIETPGHAQSHIVLYRESDGLLIAGDHLLAAISPNPLLEAPMFGEINRPKPQLQYNESIKKLLDIDISYAFTGHGEDIEDAHSLILKRLDKQKEKAYYVLDMLKKKPMTAFEVCKQLYPSVYQKELALTMSEAFGQLDYLVDINEIVVDTSSEQWLYSAQVSKVL is encoded by the coding sequence ATGGAACAAATTTTAAAATTAACTGTACCAACACCATTTCCAGTTGGTGATGTTAATATGTATCTCATAAAAGGTGACAGCTTAACGTTAATAGACGCTGGAATTAAAACAGAGGAAGCATGGAATGTTTTTAGAACTCAATTAAAGGAATACGGCTATCGCCCAGAGGATATTGAGCAAGTTGTTATTACACATCATCATCCAGATCATGTTGGTTTACTAGAGTATTTACCTGCTGATCTACCGGTCATTGGTCATCCGAAAAATGAACCATGGATTAGTCAAGATAAGGAATACTTAACGCAAAGGGAATCTTTTTTTACATCACTTTTTTTTCAAGCGGGTATCGATCCAGCTTATATGCCTCTCATAGCAAAAATGAAACTGTCTCTCCGCTTTTCTTGCACTCGGTCATTAACACGTGAAATTATTCAAGGCGATACGATTGACGGTTTGCATGAATGGAAGGTTATAGAAACACCAGGGCATGCCCAAAGTCATATCGTGCTTTATCGCGAATCAGATGGACTGCTAATTGCAGGTGATCATTTATTAGCAGCTATTTCACCTAACCCGCTGCTTGAAGCACCTATGTTTGGTGAGATAAATCGTCCAAAACCTCAATTACAATATAATGAGTCAATTAAAAAGCTACTTGATATTGATATCTCTTATGCTTTTACTGGCCACGGAGAAGATATAGAAGATGCACATTCGTTAATTCTTAAACGCCTTGATAAACAAAAAGAAAAGGCATATTATGTGCTAGACATGTTAAAGAAAAAACCTATGACTGCTTTTGAGGTGTGTAAGCAGTTGTATCCTTCTGTTTATCAAAAAGAGTTAGCTCTCACAATGTCTGAAGCGTTTGGGCAATTGGACTATTTAGTTGATATCAACGAAATTGTAGTCGATACATCGAGCGAGCAATGGCTATATTCCGCTCAAGTTTCTAAAGTGTTGTAA
- the proI gene encoding pyrroline-5-carboxylate reductase ProI — MSTELNIAFIGAGSMAEALIAGMVKESLYQPKQISVTNRSNHSRLVELSNKYGVTTTTSKESLIKNADVIVLAMKPKDVAEGLSSISKYIRADQLIISLLAGVSTTSINELLQEKNPVIRAMPNTSATIGKSATALAQGTYSSKSHLEIARTLFETVGIVTIVAEDKLHAVTGLSGSGPAYVYYLVEAMENASVEIGLDKAVAKELILQTIIGAAEMLKTSEKQPATLRREVTSPGGTTEAGIQVLEQHQYQQAVIACIKRATDRSTELGAALTQLVK; from the coding sequence ATGAGCACTGAGTTAAACATTGCTTTCATCGGAGCAGGTTCGATGGCTGAAGCGCTAATAGCTGGTATGGTGAAGGAATCACTGTATCAACCAAAGCAAATTTCAGTAACAAATCGCTCCAACCATTCTCGTTTAGTAGAATTATCGAATAAATATGGGGTGACAACGACTACCTCTAAAGAAAGCCTTATAAAGAATGCGGATGTTATCGTCCTAGCAATGAAACCGAAAGATGTGGCTGAAGGGTTGTCCTCCATATCGAAATATATTCGAGCAGATCAGCTCATTATTTCATTGTTGGCAGGCGTTTCTACGACATCTATAAATGAACTTTTACAGGAAAAGAACCCTGTTATACGAGCCATGCCAAATACGTCTGCAACCATTGGCAAATCCGCAACTGCTTTGGCACAAGGAACATATAGTTCAAAAAGCCATTTAGAAATTGCTAGGACATTGTTTGAAACTGTTGGGATCGTTACTATCGTTGCTGAAGACAAGTTACATGCTGTAACAGGCCTTTCTGGAAGTGGGCCAGCATATGTATATTATTTAGTGGAAGCAATGGAAAATGCATCAGTTGAAATTGGCCTAGATAAAGCTGTTGCCAAAGAGCTTATTTTACAAACAATTATCGGGGCAGCAGAAATGTTAAAGACATCAGAAAAACAACCGGCCACACTTAGACGCGAGGTGACAAGTCCAGGTGGTACAACAGAGGCTGGCATACAGGTCCTAGAACAGCACCAATATCAACAAGCTGTCATTGCATGTATAAAACGGGCAACTGATCGATCAACTGAATTGGGGGCAGCTTTAACACAACTTGTTAAATAG
- the rnz gene encoding ribonuclease Z translates to MEVIFLGTGAGVPAKERNVTSIALQLLEERASVWLFDCGEATQHQILHTSIRPRRIDKIFITHLHGDHIFGLPGLLGSRSFQGGETPVTVYGPSGIKDYLTISLKTSSTRLKYDLHIHEIDEGLIYEDEQFHVTAGKLEHGITSYGYRIVEKDLPGALLVDELKARGIPPGPIYQQLKKGLTIELENGDIIDGKQFIGPSQKGRIITVLGDTRSKEKSVELGKNADLLIHEATFGGAEEELAYNYFHSTSYEAAEIAKKANVKALMLTHISSRYQGSSSEVLVNEAREIFDNTYMAHDFLSYPIPKLSRGMKG, encoded by the coding sequence ATGGAAGTTATTTTTTTAGGAACAGGGGCTGGTGTACCTGCAAAGGAGCGGAACGTAACATCAATTGCTTTACAATTGTTAGAAGAGCGTGCATCCGTATGGCTTTTTGATTGTGGTGAAGCAACTCAACACCAAATTTTACATACGTCAATTCGCCCGAGGAGAATAGACAAAATTTTTATCACCCATCTTCATGGCGATCATATTTTTGGACTTCCAGGGTTATTAGGAAGCCGATCGTTTCAAGGTGGAGAAACACCAGTGACAGTTTATGGACCGAGCGGTATTAAAGATTATTTAACCATCTCCTTAAAAACTAGTAGCACCCGTTTAAAATACGATTTACATATTCATGAAATTGATGAAGGATTGATCTATGAGGATGAGCAATTTCATGTTACTGCAGGTAAACTTGAACATGGTATCACTTCCTATGGATATCGAATTGTTGAAAAAGATTTACCAGGAGCGTTACTTGTAGACGAGTTAAAAGCACGTGGTATCCCCCCTGGTCCAATATACCAACAATTAAAAAAGGGTTTAACTATTGAGTTAGAAAACGGTGACATCATTGATGGAAAACAATTTATTGGTCCAAGCCAAAAAGGAAGAATTATTACGGTTTTAGGAGATACGAGAAGCAAAGAAAAAAGTGTTGAACTCGGTAAAAATGCAGACTTATTGATTCACGAAGCAACTTTTGGAGGAGCAGAAGAAGAGTTAGCTTATAATTATTTTCATTCAACTAGTTATGAAGCTGCAGAGATTGCAAAAAAGGCAAATGTTAAAGCTTTGATGCTAACACATATTAGCTCGCGCTATCAGGGGAGTAGCTCTGAAGTGCTTGTAAATGAGGCTCGTGAGATATTCGATAATACATATATGGCTCATGACTTTTTGTCATACCCTATTCCAAAATTATCAAGAGGCATGAAAGGCTAA
- the zwf gene encoding glucose-6-phosphate dehydrogenase produces MSNVEKPKAIIIIFGATGDLAKRKLYPSIYNLFKEKKMSNDFAVVGVARRPLSNEEFRNDVKTSIEDSNIQELDNDDFTSHFYYHPFDVTNSSSYEQLKELVDTLDTKYNTVGNRMFYLAMAPEFFGTIASFLKSEGLTNTQGWSRLVIEKPFGHDLPSAQKLNEQIRESFSEDQIYRIDHYLGKEMVQNIEVIRFANALFEPLWNNRYISNIQITSSESLGVEDRGRYYEKSGALRDMLQNHMLQIVSLLAMEPPSRLATKEIRNEKVKVLGALRPIEEQEVNDYFVRGQYGKGIVNDKNVSAYREENLVDAESNTETYVAGKLLIDNFRWAGVPFYIRTGKRMPTKSTKVVVQFNDVPMNLYYKKGETMHPNLLVIHIQPDEGITLHLNAKRSGQTMKTTPIQLDYCNNCVDGINTPEAYEKLIFDCMRGDATNFTHWDEVALSWKFVDTISSIWEKEKAKDFPNYEAGTTGPKLADQLLAKDGFAWWGI; encoded by the coding sequence GTGAGCAATGTAGAAAAACCAAAAGCAATTATTATTATTTTTGGAGCAACAGGTGACTTAGCAAAGCGAAAATTATATCCCTCCATTTATAACCTATTTAAGGAAAAAAAGATGTCTAATGACTTTGCAGTTGTGGGGGTTGCAAGGCGGCCTTTATCAAACGAAGAGTTCCGTAACGATGTAAAAACTTCGATTGAAGATTCCAACATCCAAGAGCTTGATAATGATGATTTTACGTCGCATTTTTACTATCACCCTTTTGACGTAACGAATAGTTCTTCATACGAGCAATTAAAGGAGTTAGTAGACACACTTGATACGAAATATAACACCGTGGGCAACCGAATGTTTTATTTAGCAATGGCTCCGGAGTTTTTCGGTACAATTGCCTCTTTCTTAAAATCAGAAGGATTAACAAACACTCAAGGGTGGTCAAGGCTAGTCATTGAAAAACCTTTCGGGCATGACCTACCATCGGCACAAAAATTAAATGAACAAATTAGAGAATCCTTCTCTGAAGATCAAATATATCGTATCGATCATTACTTGGGTAAAGAAATGGTTCAAAATATCGAAGTTATTCGCTTTGCGAATGCTTTATTTGAACCGCTCTGGAATAATAGATATATATCAAATATCCAAATCACGTCTAGTGAATCACTTGGTGTGGAAGATCGTGGACGATACTATGAAAAATCCGGAGCATTGCGGGATATGTTGCAAAACCATATGCTACAAATCGTATCTCTCCTAGCAATGGAGCCACCAAGTAGGCTTGCAACAAAAGAAATTCGAAATGAGAAAGTAAAAGTATTAGGTGCACTTCGTCCAATAGAAGAACAAGAAGTTAATGATTATTTTGTTCGTGGTCAATACGGCAAAGGTATCGTTAACGATAAGAACGTGAGTGCATATCGTGAAGAAAATTTAGTTGATGCAGAGTCTAATACTGAAACGTATGTAGCTGGAAAACTACTTATCGATAATTTCCGCTGGGCAGGGGTACCTTTTTACATAAGAACAGGTAAAAGAATGCCTACAAAATCAACGAAAGTTGTAGTTCAATTTAATGATGTACCGATGAACCTCTATTATAAAAAAGGGGAAACGATGCACCCTAACCTACTCGTCATACACATTCAACCTGATGAAGGAATTACATTGCATTTGAATGCAAAAAGGAGTGGACAGACGATGAAAACAACACCTATACAGCTAGATTATTGCAATAATTGTGTGGACGGCATAAATACGCCTGAAGCATATGAAAAACTCATCTTTGATTGTATGAGGGGTGATGCTACAAACTTTACTCATTGGGATGAAGTCGCTCTTTCTTGGAAATTTGTTGATACAATATCATCTATTTGGGAAAAAGAGAAAGCCAAGGATTTTCCTAATTATGAAGCTGGCACAACAGGACCAAAATTAGCAGATCAACTCCTTGCAAAAGATGGCTTCGCTTGGTGGGGGATTTAA
- a CDS encoding cyclase family protein, giving the protein MKMYDVTAQVYTGMPVYKNTPSKQPSLTTVTNDYITESRIDMDVHGGTHVDAPLHMINDGETIETISIEDLVGQCKVFDLTEVEDQITKKDIEKFDIQENDFVIFKTKNSYDEEFNFEFIFVNEEAATYLAEKGIKGVGVDALGIERSQPGHPTHKTLFTNDVIIIEGLRLKEIAAGEYFMVAAPIKLQGCDAAPARVLLFEGM; this is encoded by the coding sequence ATGAAGATGTATGATGTGACTGCACAAGTTTATACAGGAATGCCTGTGTACAAAAATACACCATCAAAACAACCGAGTTTAACAACTGTAACTAATGATTATATAACCGAATCTCGAATTGATATGGATGTGCACGGTGGCACGCATGTTGATGCGCCTCTACACATGATTAATGATGGTGAAACGATTGAAACGATATCAATTGAAGACTTAGTAGGCCAATGTAAAGTATTTGACCTAACAGAGGTTGAAGACCAAATTACAAAAAAAGACATTGAAAAATTCGACATTCAAGAAAATGATTTTGTTATATTCAAAACGAAAAATTCGTATGATGAAGAGTTTAATTTTGAATTTATTTTTGTGAATGAAGAAGCTGCAACTTATCTTGCTGAAAAAGGAATAAAGGGTGTTGGTGTTGATGCATTAGGCATCGAAAGAAGCCAGCCAGGACACCCAACACATAAAACACTATTTACGAATGATGTTATTATTATCGAAGGTCTTCGTTTAAAAGAAATAGCTGCTGGTGAATACTTTATGGTTGCTGCCCCAATAAAGCTGCAGGGCTGTGATGCTGCTCCAGCGCGTGTTTTATTGTTTGAAGGTATGTAA
- the rpiA gene encoding ribose-5-phosphate isomerase RpiA, with protein MDTKRIAGEKAVEYITDGMTVGLGTGSTVYWTIKKLAELVKAGLSIKTIPTSNHTEILARKLNIPLSNFDEIKELDITIDGADEIDAKYNLIKGGGGALLREKLVALSSKQLVIVADETKVVETLGKFPLPIEVVPFAWQRTAKEITQQLNVLPKLRSVQNDPYITDNGNFILDCNVSDIHAPAVLQQSLKQVTGVIDTGLFPSMANVVIIGSRDGVQVIEKV; from the coding sequence GTGGATACAAAAAGAATTGCAGGAGAAAAAGCAGTAGAATATATTACAGATGGAATGACAGTAGGACTTGGAACGGGTTCAACAGTATATTGGACCATTAAAAAGCTGGCTGAGTTAGTAAAAGCAGGGCTTTCGATAAAGACTATACCTACCTCAAATCATACAGAGATATTAGCAAGAAAGTTAAATATACCATTGAGTAATTTTGATGAAATAAAAGAACTTGATATAACAATAGATGGTGCTGATGAAATTGATGCTAAGTATAATCTTATAAAAGGTGGAGGCGGTGCATTGTTGAGGGAGAAGTTAGTTGCTCTTTCTTCAAAACAGCTAGTCATAGTTGCTGATGAAACCAAAGTCGTAGAAACCTTGGGAAAGTTTCCACTACCCATTGAAGTTGTACCATTTGCTTGGCAAAGAACTGCTAAGGAAATTACTCAGCAGTTGAATGTATTGCCTAAACTACGCTCTGTTCAGAATGATCCATATATTACTGACAATGGAAATTTCATACTTGATTGTAATGTAAGTGACATTCATGCTCCAGCAGTGTTACAACAAAGCTTGAAACAAGTTACTGGAGTCATTGACACAGGTTTGTTTCCGAGTATGGCCAACGTAGTTATCATTGGGTCAAGAGACGGTGTGCAAGTTATTGAAAAGGTATAG
- a CDS encoding CoA-disulfide reductase, with protein sequence MNYVIIGGDAAGMSAAMQIIRNDSDAKVTTLEKGGIYSYGQCGLPYTISGVIPSTEKLIARSVETFRDKYGINAQIYHEVQNVISEEKVVQGINIHTGETFAYEYDKLLIASGASPVVPKWKGVDLKRVFTLKTIPDANSILEELDDDINNVTVIGGGYIGLEMAENFKMLGKNVRMIQRGSQLGSIFDEDMAELIHEEAIKHGIELNTNENVISLNGDKFVESVQTDRGEYDTDLVLIAIGARPNTTFVKDTGLVFGVKGAIQINRYMQTNIEDVYAAGDCAVQYHMVKGQDDYIPLGTTANKQGRLAGLNMIGSARAFAGVTGSSIIKFMDLSLGRTGLSEKEAHALNIPYETVKITTKHIAGYYPGADPIHIKLVYRSDNHLLLGGQLIGKAGVDKRVDVLATGLYNRMSINELEDLDLCYAPPFNGAWDPIQQASRRVR encoded by the coding sequence TTGAATTACGTAATTATAGGCGGTGATGCAGCTGGTATGAGTGCTGCTATGCAAATTATAAGAAATGACAGCGATGCCAAGGTCACAACATTAGAAAAAGGTGGAATTTATTCTTATGGACAATGCGGTCTACCATATACGATAAGTGGAGTAATTCCATCCACTGAGAAACTTATAGCTAGGTCTGTGGAGACTTTTCGAGACAAATACGGAATTAATGCACAAATATACCACGAAGTTCAAAATGTGATTTCTGAAGAAAAAGTAGTTCAAGGTATTAACATCCATACCGGAGAAACGTTTGCTTATGAGTATGATAAATTATTAATTGCTAGCGGTGCATCGCCTGTCGTTCCAAAATGGAAGGGTGTTGACCTTAAGCGAGTGTTTACACTGAAAACAATCCCAGATGCTAATAGCATACTCGAAGAACTGGATGATGATATAAACAATGTGACTGTAATTGGCGGTGGTTACATTGGCTTAGAGATGGCAGAAAACTTCAAGATGCTTGGAAAAAATGTTCGCATGATTCAACGTGGAAGTCAATTGGGAAGTATTTTTGATGAAGATATGGCCGAACTCATTCATGAAGAAGCAATAAAGCATGGAATAGAGTTAAATACAAATGAAAATGTCATTTCCTTAAATGGGGATAAATTTGTTGAATCAGTTCAAACAGATCGTGGTGAATATGACACAGATCTCGTTTTAATAGCTATCGGTGCAAGACCTAATACGACATTTGTGAAAGACACGGGGCTTGTTTTTGGCGTAAAGGGTGCTATTCAAATAAATCGTTATATGCAAACAAATATAGAGGATGTGTATGCGGCAGGGGACTGTGCAGTACAATATCATATGGTAAAAGGACAAGATGACTATATTCCTCTTGGAACGACAGCAAACAAGCAGGGAAGACTTGCTGGTTTAAATATGATAGGAAGTGCAAGAGCTTTTGCGGGAGTTACAGGGTCATCCATTATAAAATTTATGGATCTATCATTAGGCAGAACAGGACTATCGGAGAAAGAAGCTCATGCTTTAAATATTCCCTATGAAACAGTAAAAATAACTACGAAGCATATTGCAGGGTATTATCCAGGGGCTGATCCAATACATATAAAACTAGTTTATAGAAGTGATAACCACCTTTTACTTGGTGGACAATTGATCGGTAAAGCAGGGGTTGATAAGCGTGTGGACGTGTTAGCAACAGGACTGTATAATCGCATGTCAATAAACGAACTAGAAGATCTTGATCTATGTTATGCTCCGCCATTTAACGGCGCGTGGGATCCAATTCAACAGGCTTCTAGAAGAGTACGGTAA
- a CDS encoding alpha/beta hydrolase, with amino-acid sequence MLKKRFISENLTLSYEEVGQGEAIVLLHGFCGSHAYWERIMPELAKQYRVIAPDLRGHGGSTYQTDEYAIEDMAEDIKLLLEALNINKVSMFGHSLGGYITLAFVEHYSSMLNSFSLIHSTAFADSDEAIAGREANIKKVEKDGVDPLINGLVPKLFSENNVMKMKEEVAYIKEIGYKTSKEGTIGALNAMKNRPNRKEILEHTPLPVLLVAGEQDRIISTANVFSTSKDNVTQSLIKNVGHMSMFEDSEQLLSDIKSFLS; translated from the coding sequence TTGCTAAAGAAGCGGTTCATATCGGAAAATTTAACACTATCATATGAAGAAGTTGGACAAGGTGAAGCCATTGTCTTACTGCATGGATTTTGTGGGAGTCATGCTTATTGGGAAAGGATTATGCCAGAATTAGCGAAACAATATCGAGTAATTGCTCCCGATTTACGCGGGCACGGAGGTTCAACTTATCAAACCGACGAATATGCGATTGAAGATATGGCTGAAGATATTAAACTTCTGTTAGAAGCGCTAAATATTAATAAAGTTTCAATGTTTGGACATTCACTAGGTGGGTACATTACACTCGCTTTTGTAGAACATTATAGTAGTATGCTAAATAGTTTTTCACTCATTCATTCGACTGCTTTTGCTGATTCAGATGAGGCGATAGCCGGTAGGGAAGCGAATATAAAAAAAGTTGAAAAAGACGGGGTAGACCCCCTAATTAATGGTTTAGTCCCGAAGCTCTTTTCAGAAAATAACGTAATGAAAATGAAGGAAGAGGTGGCTTACATAAAGGAAATTGGGTATAAAACATCGAAAGAGGGAACTATTGGTGCGTTAAATGCAATGAAAAACCGCCCAAATCGCAAAGAAATACTAGAGCATACTCCTTTACCTGTGTTATTAGTCGCTGGAGAACAGGATCGAATCATATCAACAGCAAACGTGTTTTCCACTTCAAAAGATAATGTAACTCAATCTCTAATTAAAAACGTTGGTCATATGAGTATGTTTGAGGATAGTGAACAGTTATTATCAGATATAAAAAGTTTTTTATCGTGA
- the gndA gene encoding NADP-dependent phosphogluconate dehydrogenase: protein MTKQQIGVIGLAVMGKNLAFNIESRGYSISVYNRSREKTDEMLSEAQGKNVKPTYSIEEFVESLEVPRKIMLMVKAGKPTDATIEQLLPHLSKGDILIDGGNTYFGDTQRRNQLLAEKGIHFIGTGVSGGEEGALKGPAIMPGGQKEAYELVRPIFEAISAKVNGEPCCTYIGPDGAGHYVKMVHNGIEYGDMQLISEAYFLLKNVLGLDALELHEIFKEWNTGELDSYLIEITADIFKKIDEETGKPLVDVILDTAGQKGTGKWTSQSALDLGVPLPIITESVFARFISAMKEERIKASSMLSGPKSPAFDGDRQEFIEAVRKALYMSKICSYAQGWAQYKAASEEYDWNLQYGDIAMIFRGGCIIRARFLQKIKDAYDRDAHLPNLLLDPYFKEIVESYQSSLREIIASAVKLGIPVPAFSSALAYYDSYRTETLPANLLQAQRDYFGAHTYQRIDKEGIFHTEWLEK, encoded by the coding sequence ATGACAAAACAGCAAATTGGTGTGATCGGCTTAGCGGTCATGGGGAAAAATTTAGCATTTAATATTGAAAGTAGAGGGTACTCTATATCTGTATATAATCGTTCACGTGAAAAAACGGATGAAATGCTTAGTGAAGCACAAGGAAAAAATGTTAAACCTACTTATAGTATTGAAGAATTTGTGGAATCACTTGAAGTACCAAGAAAAATCATGTTGATGGTTAAGGCAGGGAAGCCGACGGATGCAACGATTGAGCAATTACTTCCTCACTTATCAAAAGGGGATATATTAATAGACGGTGGAAATACTTATTTTGGCGATACACAAAGAAGAAACCAACTGTTAGCTGAGAAAGGCATTCACTTTATTGGTACAGGGGTTTCAGGTGGAGAAGAAGGTGCTTTAAAAGGCCCAGCTATTATGCCAGGAGGTCAAAAGGAAGCATACGAGCTTGTACGACCAATTTTTGAAGCTATTTCCGCAAAAGTTAATGGTGAGCCTTGTTGTACATATATTGGCCCAGATGGAGCTGGACATTATGTAAAAATGGTACATAATGGAATTGAATATGGCGATATGCAGCTTATTAGTGAAGCTTATTTTCTATTGAAAAACGTCCTAGGACTCGACGCTTTAGAACTTCATGAAATATTTAAAGAGTGGAATACTGGTGAACTTGATAGTTATCTCATTGAAATCACAGCTGATATATTCAAAAAAATTGATGAGGAAACAGGGAAACCTCTAGTTGATGTTATTTTAGATACAGCTGGTCAAAAAGGTACAGGAAAGTGGACAAGCCAAAGTGCTCTTGACCTCGGTGTGCCATTACCTATTATTACAGAATCTGTTTTTGCTCGCTTCATATCTGCTATGAAGGAAGAACGGATTAAAGCAAGCTCCATGTTAAGTGGTCCGAAATCACCTGCTTTTGATGGAGATAGACAAGAGTTTATTGAAGCGGTAAGAAAAGCACTGTATATGAGTAAAATATGTTCCTACGCTCAAGGCTGGGCTCAATATAAAGCAGCTTCTGAAGAATATGATTGGAATCTACAATACGGAGATATTGCGATGATTTTTAGAGGCGGGTGTATTATTCGAGCAAGATTCCTACAAAAAATTAAGGATGCATATGATAGAGATGCTCATTTACCAAACCTTTTGCTTGATCCATATTTTAAAGAGATCGTTGAAAGCTATCAATCATCACTACGTGAGATTATTGCTAGTGCGGTGAAGTTAGGTATTCCTGTACCTGCATTTTCTAGTGCTCTCGCATATTACGATAGTTATCGTACTGAAACTTTACCTGCAAACCTACTTCAAGCACAGCGTGACTATTTTGGAGCGCATACGTATCAAAGAATTGATAAAGAAGGCATTTTCCATACAGAATGGTTAGAAAAATAA
- a CDS encoding DNA polymerase IV, which yields MKHLYPKNGQVILHVDMNSFYASVEVSYEPSLKGKPIAIAGNVEERRGIIITCSYEARALGVKTTMPVWEAKKLCPTLAIIKPNFERYRKASLQMFDVLRTITPLVEPVSIDEGYVDITNCYELGSPLHIATEIQKKLLHNLQLPSSIGIAPNKFLAKMASNMKKPLGITILRKRDVVTKLWPLQVDAMHGVGKRTAEKLNTINIQTIEDLAKGKDVQLRNLLGINGIKLKERANGQDGRKVDPEAIYDRKSIGNSTTLPHDTIDDRKIEKVLQKLAQSVGQRLRRKHLVCQTVQLTIRYANRKTITRSQKLSNPMSDDEMLFSTGLQLLKSHWDEQPIRLLGITAQNLLEKETASKQLDIFSFEDDAREEPLANTITQINEKFGKDTIKRGVKVNKSNDYGDNESGTSFEKDFFL from the coding sequence ATGAAACATTTATATCCGAAAAATGGTCAAGTAATTTTACATGTAGACATGAATAGTTTTTATGCATCTGTTGAAGTATCGTATGAACCATCGCTTAAGGGAAAGCCAATAGCGATCGCTGGAAATGTAGAAGAACGAAGAGGAATAATTATAACTTGTAGCTACGAAGCACGTGCTCTAGGAGTTAAGACTACAATGCCCGTATGGGAAGCGAAAAAGCTTTGTCCAACACTAGCGATAATTAAACCAAATTTCGAAAGATATAGGAAAGCTTCATTGCAAATGTTTGACGTGCTTAGAACTATTACTCCACTTGTCGAGCCGGTGTCCATTGATGAAGGATACGTAGATATTACTAATTGCTATGAGCTCGGTTCACCTCTTCATATTGCCACAGAGATACAAAAAAAACTTCTTCACAATCTGCAATTACCTAGTAGCATTGGTATAGCACCTAATAAATTTCTAGCTAAAATGGCATCAAATATGAAAAAACCGCTTGGTATCACGATTTTGAGAAAAAGAGATGTAGTAACAAAGCTTTGGCCGTTACAGGTTGATGCCATGCACGGGGTTGGTAAAAGAACAGCAGAAAAGTTAAATACAATCAATATTCAAACGATCGAGGATTTAGCGAAAGGAAAAGATGTTCAGTTAAGAAACCTTCTTGGGATTAACGGTATAAAATTGAAGGAAAGAGCAAATGGGCAAGATGGGAGGAAGGTTGACCCAGAGGCGATTTATGATCGTAAAAGTATAGGTAATTCAACAACTTTACCACACGATACAATTGATGACCGTAAAATAGAAAAAGTATTGCAGAAATTAGCCCAATCGGTGGGACAACGTTTGAGGCGTAAACATTTAGTTTGTCAAACAGTACAACTAACGATCCGCTACGCTAATCGCAAAACAATTACTCGCAGTCAAAAGCTTTCAAACCCAATGTCTGACGATGAGATGCTTTTTTCAACAGGGCTACAACTATTAAAAAGCCATTGGGATGAGCAACCGATTCGTCTGCTCGGTATTACAGCTCAAAACTTACTTGAAAAAGAAACTGCATCAAAACAGCTTGATATTTTTTCATTCGAAGATGACGCTAGAGAAGAACCATTAGCTAATACGATAACACAAATAAATGAAAAGTTCGGTAAAGATACGATAAAAAGAGGTGTGAAAGTTAACAAATCAAATGACTATGGAGATAATGAATCAGGCACAAGCTTTGAAAAAGACTTTTTCCTGTAG